In Acidianus brierleyi, one genomic interval encodes:
- a CDS encoding DUF973 family protein: MNSINESIGNIRTGLLFLVVGSIVSILSLLGAGVLFAGAFFMKNFMLHFFILRFVIGIISLIFIFYSYINLDKGFKGLLQLSKDFNIGSIGALIILIGGIIFLITSFAEIIIVIGEIILGIGTYLVGSYFNNSNTKIGGILMAIPLIILPLIGFILSYIGLGEIVQANPIQYQPNQVSLHQVGMGILRNNDVYATIFSSSQIPIISAEIQGTTYVAKRIDPQILFPGNNNVMISFDQLIISKSFNIILKLSNGQSLILAVSQ; this comes from the coding sequence ATGAATTCTATTAACGAAAGTATAGGGAATATAAGAACGGGATTATTATTTTTAGTAGTTGGATCGATAGTTTCTATTCTATCTCTGCTAGGAGCAGGAGTGCTCTTTGCTGGAGCGTTTTTTATGAAAAATTTCATGCTTCATTTCTTTATATTAAGATTCGTTATTGGAATTATATCATTAATATTCATATTTTATAGTTACATTAATCTAGATAAGGGATTCAAGGGATTATTGCAATTATCGAAAGACTTCAATATAGGTTCTATTGGAGCTTTGATCATTTTAATTGGAGGAATAATATTCCTAATAACTTCCTTTGCAGAAATTATTATTGTAATTGGTGAAATTATCCTAGGTATAGGAACGTATTTAGTAGGTTCATATTTTAATAATTCCAATACCAAAATAGGAGGAATATTAATGGCAATACCTCTAATAATATTACCTTTAATAGGATTTATTTTATCCTATATTGGATTAGGGGAAATTGTACAAGCTAACCCTATACAATATCAACCAAACCAGGTTTCTTTACATCAAGTGGGTATGGGTATTCTTAGGAATAATGATGTTTATGCTACAATATTTTCATCTTCCCAAATTCCCATTATTTCTGCAGAAATACAAGGTACTACGTATGTGGCGAAAAGAATAGACCCTCAGATTCTATTTCCAGGTAATAACAATGTAATGATAAGTTTTGATCAATTGATAATTTCTAAGAGCTTTAATATAATATTAAAATTAAGTAATGGACAAAGCTTAATTTTAGCAGTTAGCCAATAA
- a CDS encoding methyltransferase domain-containing protein → MSSIFDSIRSWDIKPFRRMGVTIDEEIYFAKSLLKDFEGINPKRIVEIGGGNCVISLVLKNKLQNEILSIDTWNEEIKIDDAKKYSQGKINLLNNLFPLPFRRESVDLAYSVLYFYNVPRLTRKNLAEDLFLTIKKGGYFILAEPEIVRNMRKDFFNVGFKEISYRSEQAVFFSKMIKE, encoded by the coding sequence ATGTCTTCAATTTTTGATAGCATAAGATCTTGGGATATAAAGCCTTTTAGAAGGATGGGAGTTACAATTGACGAAGAAATATATTTTGCAAAATCCCTGCTTAAGGACTTTGAAGGAATTAATCCAAAGAGAATAGTTGAAATAGGAGGAGGAAATTGTGTTATTTCCTTAGTTCTAAAAAATAAACTTCAGAATGAAATTCTCTCTATAGATACATGGAATGAAGAGATAAAAATTGATGATGCTAAAAAATATTCACAAGGAAAGATAAATCTTTTAAATAATTTATTTCCATTACCTTTTAGGAGAGAGAGCGTTGATTTAGCGTATTCGGTATTGTATTTTTATAATGTACCAAGATTAACTAGGAAGAATTTAGCCGAAGACTTATTTTTAACAATTAAAAAAGGCGGATATTTTATCTTGGCAGAACCTGAAATTGTCAGAAATATGAGAAAGGATTTTTTCAATGTAGGATTTAAAGAGATATCATATAGATCGGAGCAAGCTGTGTTCTTCTCAAAAATGATTAAAGAATAA
- a CDS encoding S53 family peptidase → MSPKKILSVVFLIFLVISPTLVFQSFSTSNNTIINNVKPITVKGFHYVGTLPNSSNVTFTVFIPLKNENLIYYYAYQVSNPLSPLYHHFLTKKEVQELFYPIKSFNRTLNYLKNKGFKIILTASDSVIVAQGTVAQVENYLGLYYEKYSNGSVVYYTAYGKPKIDAYIFSSNYTAIYLQHPNFLLTQKTLTQMEKYSRNLTEPFVGYSPKVMQRVYNTTWLYNKGYEGTNYTIGILDFYGDPEIVQQLHYFDKIYNLPNVNLTIVPIGRYEPNLGILTGWAYEISLDVEISHVMAPKSNIVLYVGNNDLDLPAVIAYIDQQDKVDVLSQSFGFEESALIQSPQLLYDIVMLTNMYYALGSAEGITFLASSGDGGGSGYSFGPLGDIAYPSESPFVTAVGGTTTYVDFPNGSYQTAWSSYGFIPFLENEGGSTGGVSIIEPTPWYQWGLSVKGYPNGRMTPDVSANANIYPGIYIIAPGNSSMLIGGTSEASPLTAGLLTVEMQYIHHKIGLFNPLLYYVAKNDYGKAIEPVTFGYNIPWVAKYGYNLVTGWGTINAGELATYLSQIKITPSISIEVNVTNSSGLAPREFYPGQVMYVWANITNGSTITSGNFHVSLETIQGNVTSQKMFYNSTAKLWEAKVIVPQNSNGITFVNVYGDHAIGFTVTFTGFIVEFQQCFLFGPSNGKVPYTAYVYNIYGITMNVTKELNVSVYSYNITTNLYTKVGTYTFNQSSGYIYKIIEINGTFTVIRIPTVYYSGNVSLPEGVYAIEPDQFYGFTFGINGDISQGNWIILSHIVSMPGVVSPGQTIYIDGVPNNFGANITAKLVNPQGIAVSQVSIPPTVIIMDGLGFLTWEGFLKVPSNASPGLYSVLLFSTVPTHNGSRIDGYFYGQLYVSPAVSEVHANVSKYVFEGSQVKIYANITYSNGTEVKYGIFSSIVYPKIYESEATTIELDDEFNVPLYYNSTLNLWVGEFNVPSSQNLGNLTYYGTQYYGGPLEILIFGNAYNGYPTNVTYKDQYTIYALPYTEISNSFLTNVQPFNVYLNNDTLMINKLTIDNAILNNDTIYGDLTITYSNLTNIKIVDSNVTLISSNVRNITVIHGHVNLINSKVQNMILNTSSVDNQDSVISGIYPSLPNITIISPSPLSNITGKFTLTFEIKGSEIKDVQIYINNVSLSILEKIYPYLNVSLNNSDNVSKITLNSTALPDGTYEIKVVAQQADGLTTSKSIVVNFANKLNQEQNQITSLNQSINNIISKANNEINSLKSQMNSLETRNTILTILAIILAIIAIAVAIIVRKR, encoded by the coding sequence ATGAGTCCTAAAAAAATTTTAAGTGTTGTATTCTTAATATTTCTAGTAATATCTCCTACATTAGTTTTTCAATCATTTTCGACATCAAATAATACAATAATAAACAATGTTAAACCAATAACAGTTAAAGGATTCCATTACGTAGGGACACTTCCTAATTCTTCAAATGTAACATTCACAGTCTTTATTCCGCTTAAAAATGAAAACTTAATTTATTATTACGCATACCAAGTGTCTAACCCATTATCTCCATTGTATCATCATTTCCTAACAAAGAAGGAAGTCCAGGAATTATTCTATCCTATCAAATCCTTCAATAGAACGCTGAATTATTTAAAGAATAAAGGATTTAAGATCATATTAACTGCCTCAGATTCTGTAATAGTTGCTCAGGGAACAGTAGCTCAAGTGGAGAATTATTTAGGTCTTTATTATGAAAAGTATAGTAACGGAAGCGTAGTATATTATACCGCATACGGAAAACCTAAGATAGATGCTTACATTTTCTCATCTAATTACACTGCAATATACTTGCAGCATCCTAATTTTCTACTTACTCAAAAAACTCTTACTCAAATGGAGAAATATAGCAGAAACTTAACTGAGCCTTTCGTTGGATACTCTCCAAAAGTAATGCAAAGAGTTTACAATACTACATGGCTCTACAATAAAGGATATGAAGGGACAAACTACACTATAGGTATACTGGACTTTTATGGAGATCCAGAAATAGTTCAACAATTACATTATTTTGATAAAATATACAATTTACCAAACGTTAACTTAACTATAGTACCAATAGGTAGATATGAACCCAATTTAGGTATTCTAACAGGATGGGCATATGAAATAAGTTTAGACGTTGAAATATCTCATGTGATGGCTCCTAAATCTAATATAGTTCTATATGTAGGAAATAACGATTTGGATCTTCCAGCAGTAATAGCATATATAGACCAGCAAGACAAGGTAGACGTATTATCTCAAAGCTTTGGATTTGAAGAATCGGCATTGATTCAATCTCCGCAACTCTTATATGATATAGTAATGCTAACTAACATGTACTATGCTTTAGGTTCTGCAGAAGGTATAACTTTCTTAGCTAGTAGTGGGGATGGAGGAGGGTCTGGATATAGTTTCGGACCTTTAGGAGATATAGCTTATCCATCCGAATCGCCTTTCGTAACTGCAGTAGGCGGGACTACTACGTATGTAGATTTCCCTAATGGATCTTATCAAACTGCGTGGTCCTCTTATGGTTTTATTCCTTTCTTAGAAAATGAGGGAGGATCAACAGGAGGAGTTAGCATTATAGAACCTACACCATGGTATCAATGGGGATTATCTGTTAAAGGTTATCCTAATGGCAGGATGACTCCAGATGTTTCTGCAAATGCTAACATTTATCCGGGAATATATATAATAGCCCCTGGGAACTCTTCAATGTTGATTGGAGGAACTAGTGAAGCTTCTCCTCTTACTGCAGGGTTATTAACAGTAGAAATGCAGTATATTCATCATAAAATAGGCTTATTTAATCCATTACTGTACTATGTTGCTAAAAACGATTACGGTAAGGCAATAGAACCAGTTACCTTTGGATACAATATTCCTTGGGTAGCTAAATACGGTTATAATTTAGTAACAGGTTGGGGAACGATTAATGCTGGAGAACTAGCTACTTACCTATCTCAAATAAAAATTACTCCGTCTATAAGTATAGAAGTAAACGTAACAAATTCTTCAGGATTGGCTCCAAGGGAATTTTATCCAGGACAGGTAATGTATGTTTGGGCAAATATAACTAACGGCTCAACAATAACTTCTGGAAACTTCCATGTTAGTTTAGAAACTATACAAGGTAATGTAACATCACAAAAAATGTTCTATAATTCTACAGCTAAACTATGGGAGGCTAAAGTAATAGTTCCTCAAAATTCTAACGGAATAACTTTCGTAAATGTGTATGGAGATCACGCAATAGGATTTACTGTAACATTTACGGGATTTATAGTAGAGTTCCAACAGTGCTTCCTATTTGGCCCTTCAAATGGAAAAGTACCTTATACTGCTTATGTATATAATATTTATGGTATTACAATGAATGTTACTAAAGAATTAAACGTTAGCGTGTATTCATATAATATCACGACCAACCTTTACACTAAAGTAGGAACTTATACTTTTAATCAAAGTTCTGGTTATATTTACAAGATAATAGAAATTAATGGTACCTTTACGGTAATTAGAATCCCAACAGTTTACTATTCTGGGAACGTTTCTTTACCAGAAGGAGTTTACGCAATCGAACCAGATCAATTTTACGGTTTTACCTTCGGAATTAACGGTGACATATCTCAAGGAAATTGGATAATATTATCTCACATAGTTTCAATGCCTGGAGTTGTTTCGCCTGGACAAACAATTTACATTGACGGTGTACCGAATAACTTTGGAGCAAATATTACTGCCAAATTAGTTAATCCACAAGGCATAGCGGTAAGTCAAGTATCAATTCCGCCTACAGTAATAATTATGGACGGTTTAGGATTTTTGACGTGGGAAGGATTTCTAAAAGTGCCTTCTAACGCTTCACCAGGTTTGTACTCTGTCCTACTGTTCTCTACGGTTCCAACACATAATGGTAGCAGAATTGATGGGTACTTCTACGGTCAATTATACGTTTCTCCTGCAGTTTCAGAAGTTCACGCAAATGTTTCTAAATACGTATTTGAAGGATCTCAAGTGAAAATTTATGCTAATATAACATACTCTAACGGTACAGAAGTTAAGTACGGTATATTCTCTTCAATAGTCTATCCTAAGATATATGAAAGCGAAGCAACTACAATAGAGCTAGATGATGAATTCAATGTACCTTTATACTATAATTCAACACTTAATTTGTGGGTAGGAGAATTCAATGTACCTTCGTCCCAAAATCTTGGTAATTTAACTTATTACGGAACTCAATATTATGGTGGTCCATTAGAAATTCTGATATTTGGTAATGCTTATAATGGATATCCTACCAATGTTACATATAAGGATCAATATACAATATACGCTTTACCATATACAGAAATTTCTAACTCCTTCCTAACTAACGTTCAACCATTTAACGTCTATTTGAATAACGATACTTTAATGATAAATAAATTAACTATAGATAATGCTATTTTGAATAACGATACAATATACGGAGATTTAACTATAACCTATTCTAACTTAACAAATATAAAAATTGTAGATAGTAACGTTACACTGATATCATCGAACGTAAGAAACATAACGGTAATACATGGTCACGTTAATTTAATAAATTCCAAAGTTCAAAATATGATTCTAAATACTTCATCTGTTGATAACCAGGATTCTGTAATTTCAGGAATATATCCTAGCTTGCCTAACATAACTATTATAAGTCCTTCACCGTTGTCTAATATAACTGGCAAGTTTACTCTAACTTTTGAAATTAAAGGGAGTGAAATCAAGGATGTTCAAATTTACATTAATAATGTGTCATTATCTATCTTAGAAAAAATTTATCCGTATCTTAATGTGAGTTTAAACAATTCTGATAACGTTTCAAAAATTACTTTAAATTCTACAGCATTACCTGACGGAACGTATGAAATAAAGGTAGTAGCACAGCAGGCCGATGGTTTAACTACCTCTAAAAGCATAGTAGTTAATTTTGCTAATAAACTAAATCAGGAGCAAAATCAAATTACTTCGTTAAACCAAAGCATAAATAACATTATTAGTAAAGCTAACAATGAAATAAATTCTCTCAAATCTCAAATGAACTCATTAGAGACCAGGAACACAATTCTTACTATATTAGCAATAATTTTAGCTATAATAGCGATTGCTGTAGCAATTATAGTAAGGAAAAGATAA
- a CDS encoding winged helix-turn-helix domain-containing protein, which yields MERKKRSSYDIIYDILVTCKPGVKKTRLMYNANLSFEVLKKYVDVLVEKQLILKKDDKFFVTEKGMKFLDILRTFREKKKELDEISSKLKEPI from the coding sequence ATGGAAAGGAAAAAGAGATCATCTTACGATATAATTTATGATATATTAGTTACTTGCAAACCTGGTGTAAAAAAGACTAGATTAATGTATAATGCTAACTTAAGTTTTGAAGTCCTAAAAAAATATGTAGACGTTCTTGTTGAAAAACAGTTAATATTGAAGAAAGATGACAAATTCTTCGTAACTGAAAAAGGAATGAAATTCCTAGATATTCTTAGAACTTTCAGAGAAAAGAAAAAAGAATTAGATGAAATTTCGTCGAAGTTGAAGGAACCAATATAG
- a CDS encoding DUF4364 family protein has product MLKRDKYRITYEILKNCRLNMSKTRLMFACNLNYVILTKYINELIAKGLIIEDQGKYTLTPKGLEFLKLLDTYIKLNEEINKLENLLYNF; this is encoded by the coding sequence ATGCTCAAGAGGGACAAATATAGAATAACTTATGAAATACTGAAAAACTGTAGATTGAATATGAGTAAGACTAGGCTTATGTTTGCGTGTAACTTAAATTATGTCATATTAACAAAATATATAAACGAACTTATAGCTAAAGGGTTAATTATAGAAGATCAAGGAAAATATACGCTAACTCCAAAAGGATTAGAGTTTTTAAAATTATTAGATACATATATTAAATTAAACGAAGAAATTAATAAGTTAGAAAATTTACTGTACAACTTTTGA
- a CDS encoding metallophosphoesterase family protein: MRFLLVSDVHKSFNFYKGYDESVAVEWLLEIIDKTEPEVLISAGDWDEGMTPEDFRKINSKVKLFTIYGNHENFPVIETYAMPNGKVFEVGGLKIAGINGLIGENSIKGIPLTTPTQFMNAIYRIKNSVPKLDVLITHQPPYIPDIYPKMRADDYNELVFEAVEDLKPRLFFNGHMTAGCYSYYQFPSGTKYLRVDSSQIYRCYGILESEENKVTVYKDNKEIFSLNF, encoded by the coding sequence ATGAGATTCCTACTAGTTAGCGACGTTCATAAATCGTTCAACTTCTATAAGGGATACGACGAGTCAGTAGCTGTAGAATGGTTATTAGAAATAATAGATAAGACTGAGCCTGAGGTACTTATTTCTGCAGGAGACTGGGACGAGGGAATGACTCCTGAGGATTTTAGGAAAATAAATTCTAAGGTTAAACTATTCACTATCTACGGTAATCATGAAAACTTCCCAGTAATAGAAACATACGCAATGCCTAACGGTAAGGTTTTCGAAGTTGGTGGTTTGAAAATAGCAGGAATTAACGGCCTTATAGGAGAAAATAGTATTAAAGGAATACCTTTAACTACACCAACACAATTCATGAATGCTATTTATAGAATAAAAAATTCTGTTCCGAAATTAGACGTTTTAATAACTCATCAGCCTCCATATATCCCTGACATATATCCTAAAATGAGAGCGGATGATTACAATGAGTTAGTGTTTGAAGCTGTTGAAGATTTGAAACCCAGATTATTCTTTAATGGACACATGACTGCTGGTTGCTATTCATACTATCAATTTCCTTCAGGAACTAAATATCTTAGAGTAGACAGTTCTCAGATTTATAGATGTTATGGAATATTGGAATCTGAGGAAAATAAAGTAACAGTGTATAAAGACAATAAGGAAATATTTTCTTTAAATTTTTAA
- a CDS encoding IS110 family transposase, with product MVDPLTEAKSSRGGVTNPYYRTEHCDNMHGYRCDKEVGILGIDISKDHLVTSEGRVYENNKKGYEEILKVKLNTIVVEPTGAYSIKPCQYFKEKGIKILQVSPNILWKEKDLRGKKTDFYDAQKLINMANKAKEYNYNPLKELVTLYIFLKDLEAKYKNRVKRALFLVSDEEKISKEMLEEFSKGNFKIQLYNLEYTKIVLEEIEVLSKALLETSEKIKEVEKMIQSQSENHVLLTIPGIGKLSSGIIIGIVGDIKRFPNPESFVAYCGLDPIVERSGKATVSKGISKKGNKYLRSLLYFLAEMNYSRNPTLLEFYENHKEKLKGKKLYTALARKLARIIWSVWYNNKPYEPK from the coding sequence ATGGTCGACCCTTTGACTGAAGCAAAGTCTTCGAGAGGGGGCGTGACAAATCCCTACTATCGGACTGAACATTGTGATAATATGCACGGATATAGGTGTGATAAAGAGGTAGGGATCCTAGGAATAGACATATCAAAAGATCATCTAGTAACGAGTGAGGGGAGGGTCTACGAGAACAACAAGAAGGGTTATGAAGAAATACTAAAAGTGAAACTAAACACAATAGTGGTCGAACCGACAGGAGCATACTCAATAAAACCATGTCAATACTTCAAGGAAAAAGGGATCAAGATACTACAAGTAAGCCCAAATATACTATGGAAGGAGAAGGACTTGAGAGGAAAGAAAACAGATTTTTACGACGCACAAAAACTAATAAACATGGCAAACAAGGCAAAGGAGTACAACTACAACCCATTGAAAGAACTAGTAACACTATATATCTTCCTAAAAGACCTTGAAGCAAAGTACAAGAACAGGGTAAAAAGAGCACTATTCCTAGTCAGTGACGAGGAAAAAATAAGCAAGGAAATGCTTGAAGAATTCTCTAAAGGAAACTTCAAAATACAATTATACAACTTAGAGTACACAAAGATCGTACTTGAAGAAATCGAAGTATTATCTAAAGCACTACTGGAAACAAGCGAGAAAATAAAAGAAGTAGAGAAAATGATACAATCACAGTCTGAAAATCACGTTCTATTAACTATACCGGGAATAGGGAAACTTTCTTCGGGAATAATAATAGGCATTGTTGGGGACATTAAACGCTTTCCTAACCCTGAGTCCTTCGTAGCCTACTGTGGTTTAGACCCAATAGTTGAGAGGAGCGGTAAAGCTACTGTAAGTAAGGGAATATCGAAGAAGGGTAATAAGTACTTGCGCAGCTTGCTCTACTTCCTCGCTGAGATGAATTATTCTCGTAATCCTACATTACTAGAATTTTACGAGAACCATAAGGAAAAGTTGAAGGGAAAGAAGTTGTACACTGCTTTAGCCAGGAAATTGGCTAGAATAATTTGGAGTGTTTGGTATAATAATAAGCCTTATGAGCCCAAGTGA
- a CDS encoding MFS transporter produces MPPIILLLLRRKMPESIRWAAEVGNKKKVEEAVKRLEKCGLEPEVNFDAIQEDKPTLKQNLKAFFSRTYARQVAFIFWIGAAYALTVNLVSVYSSKVLSDLGASSFESLLGTLSIDILGTFGVLITVFAADKLGRKVLGTLGFGLSAIPLAVLYVAYLMGFLSIPLVVAMFSLFFLINVGFVGTLQYVPAGEVFPTRLRGLSVGWEKLFEFGLALPALSLYAFLGVANSLLYDIIVAIIAAAIYYFLSLETKQMPLEEIQRRYTGNEGIPSFALKDIARSKDKDKL; encoded by the coding sequence ATACCCCCAATTATACTTCTATTATTAAGAAGAAAAATGCCAGAGAGTATCAGATGGGCCGCCGAAGTAGGGAATAAGAAAAAAGTAGAGGAAGCCGTAAAGAGACTGGAGAAATGTGGCTTAGAACCTGAGGTTAATTTTGACGCAATTCAAGAAGACAAACCTACATTAAAGCAAAATCTCAAAGCATTCTTCAGTAGGACATATGCTAGACAAGTAGCCTTCATTTTCTGGATTGGTGCAGCATACGCTTTGACAGTCAACTTAGTTTCAGTATACTCTAGTAAGGTTCTCTCAGATTTAGGAGCTTCGTCCTTTGAATCCCTATTAGGTACTCTGAGTATAGATATTTTAGGAACTTTTGGAGTTTTAATAACAGTATTTGCGGCGGACAAATTAGGGAGAAAGGTCCTAGGCACACTAGGTTTTGGACTTTCTGCAATTCCATTGGCGGTACTTTACGTGGCCTATTTGATGGGTTTCCTATCGATTCCTTTAGTAGTAGCAATGTTCTCATTATTCTTCCTTATAAATGTAGGATTTGTAGGTACTTTACAATACGTTCCAGCAGGAGAAGTATTTCCTACAAGATTAAGGGGACTATCAGTAGGTTGGGAGAAATTATTCGAATTCGGTTTAGCTTTGCCAGCATTGTCGTTGTATGCATTTCTAGGAGTAGCGAATTCATTACTTTATGATATAATAGTTGCAATAATTGCAGCAGCAATATATTACTTCCTCTCGTTAGAAACTAAACAAATGCCATTAGAAGAGATACAAAGAAGATATACTGGAAATGAAGGAATACCTAGCTTTGCATTAAAAGACATAGCAAGAAGCAAGGATAAGGATAAGTTATAA
- a CDS encoding MFS transporter, with the protein MRFSLGLSWTATFLQLALRLSWGVVAVTFAYVLRMTSVEIGTVLFLFYVGYVSSSILWGIFIDKVGPKKSIFISALLSGIFIPFFIFIKSIYELYLLYFIEGLLTAGLFPSSVKIVSLLERPLTPYLALLESSAPIVLLILATLSGIILIYWKFFYICIFIGLILTSFLSLFLNVKSGKSESARKVILNKRVGKVSIIRAGELWGTWGTSSWLFPFLVLYDNVPEKLSEILFILYAIGQVLSIILSERLSRIMEDIKLVKTSLILFIISIIIISFTRDLYLLIPISVILGISSFMYRPPTDSIVVKIMGKENAGTSMGFANAISQIGSMIAPLFVGIVISIGSPMLAIDSLIIGPLLSLLIILI; encoded by the coding sequence ATGAGATTTTCTTTAGGTTTAAGCTGGACCGCAACCTTTCTTCAATTAGCCTTAAGATTAAGTTGGGGAGTTGTTGCAGTAACTTTTGCTTACGTTCTTCGTATGACTTCAGTTGAAATAGGAACAGTACTCTTTCTTTTTTATGTAGGTTACGTAAGTAGTTCAATATTATGGGGTATATTTATAGATAAGGTAGGACCAAAAAAATCAATATTTATTTCAGCATTACTTTCAGGAATTTTTATACCATTTTTCATATTTATAAAAAGTATATATGAACTTTACTTATTGTATTTTATTGAAGGTCTTTTAACAGCAGGACTTTTCCCATCATCAGTAAAAATAGTTTCATTGTTGGAAAGACCATTAACACCATATTTAGCTCTCTTAGAAAGTTCAGCTCCAATAGTTTTACTTATTTTAGCTACTCTTTCTGGAATAATATTAATTTATTGGAAATTTTTCTATATCTGTATATTCATAGGATTAATATTGACGTCTTTTTTATCGTTATTTCTTAATGTTAAATCTGGTAAATCAGAGAGTGCTAGAAAAGTTATACTAAATAAGAGAGTAGGTAAGGTCTCGATTATAAGAGCTGGAGAGTTATGGGGTACATGGGGAACGTCGTCGTGGCTATTTCCCTTTTTAGTCCTCTACGATAATGTACCTGAAAAACTTTCCGAAATTCTATTTATATTATACGCAATAGGCCAAGTGCTTTCTATAATACTCTCAGAAAGACTTTCGAGAATTATGGAGGATATTAAACTAGTTAAAACCTCATTAATTCTCTTTATTATTTCAATAATTATTATATCATTTACAAGAGATCTGTATCTCCTTATACCAATCAGTGTTATACTTGGAATATCTTCCTTTATGTATAGACCTCCTACAGATTCAATAGTCGTAAAAATAATGGGGAAAGAAAACGCTGGAACTTCCATGGGGTTTGCTAATGCCATATCTCAGATAGGATCTATGATAGCGCCTTTATTTGTGGGCATAGTAATATCCATAGGAAGTCCCATGCTAGCAATAGATAGTTTAATAATAGGCCCTTTATTATCTCTTTTAATAATCTTGATATAA
- a CDS encoding zinc-ribbon domain-containing protein, which translates to MQTCPMCGANLVEGLSYCQVCGADVSIYDQIYQSIQGVSPFQSPGNQQNFQQQDFSQQGFQQQNFPQQDFQQNFQQQNPQYQQGIPCPNCGFMNPPDAKVCGNCGQELKKHHHHFF; encoded by the coding sequence ATGCAAACATGTCCCATGTGTGGAGCAAATCTGGTAGAAGGTTTAAGTTATTGTCAAGTATGTGGAGCAGACGTTAGTATATACGATCAAATATACCAGAGCATTCAAGGAGTTTCTCCATTTCAATCTCCAGGAAATCAACAAAATTTCCAACAACAAGACTTTTCACAGCAAGGTTTTCAACAGCAGAATTTCCCGCAACAAGACTTTCAGCAGAATTTCCAACAACAAAATCCCCAGTATCAGCAAGGAATTCCTTGTCCTAACTGCGGTTTTATGAATCCACCAGACGCTAAAGTTTGTGGAAATTGCGGACAAGAATTAAAAAAACACCATCATCATTTCTTCTAA
- a CDS encoding AIM24 family protein: MPEYRILGYDMQHVRVYLNQGEMVYGDGGHLVAKSPSIQVNYAAQGGIIKSFERELTGSRFFIMQIIGPGVAEFSSFLPGRVVKVDLQGNGIRVEHNSFLFAEQGIQYTAALDKITVGWLGGEGLLMEHFTGQGSVFIHALGGVSSYVLNQGEEMEFEAGHVLAFDDNMQYSITRAGGIKTMLFGGLEKEGMFFVKLTGPGRVWLHNVSLEQLISKLRLVGGGGGGGPSQGTPDINIGGFNINI, encoded by the coding sequence ATGCCAGAATACAGAATTCTTGGTTACGATATGCAACATGTAAGAGTATATTTAAACCAAGGTGAAATGGTTTACGGAGACGGAGGGCATTTAGTAGCAAAATCTCCTTCTATTCAAGTTAATTATGCAGCTCAAGGAGGAATAATAAAATCTTTTGAAAGAGAACTTACTGGCAGTAGATTCTTTATAATGCAAATAATAGGACCTGGGGTAGCAGAATTTTCTTCTTTTCTTCCAGGAAGAGTAGTAAAAGTAGATCTTCAAGGTAATGGAATAAGAGTAGAGCATAATTCTTTCCTTTTTGCAGAACAGGGAATTCAATATACAGCGGCATTAGATAAAATAACTGTAGGATGGTTAGGAGGAGAAGGATTACTGATGGAGCATTTTACTGGACAGGGATCTGTATTTATCCATGCTTTAGGAGGAGTTAGCAGTTACGTTTTAAATCAAGGTGAAGAAATGGAATTTGAGGCCGGACATGTATTAGCCTTCGATGATAATATGCAATATTCAATAACGAGGGCAGGAGGAATAAAAACAATGCTTTTTGGAGGACTTGAAAAGGAGGGAATGTTCTTTGTAAAACTTACTGGACCAGGTAGAGTATGGTTACATAACGTATCATTAGAACAGTTGATCTCTAAATTAAGATTAGTCGGTGGAGGCGGTGGTGGAGGTCCATCTCAAGGAACTCCTGACATAAATATTGGAGGATTCAACATAAATATATAA